GGCGGCCTCATCAACGTAGTCCGCGCTGTCGCCCATCAGGTGTTTCTGCCCGCAGTCGGTGCAGATGCGGATTGCCACGCCGGCTTCTTCATCGGTCTGCAGCGCAAAAGTCCGGCACCCGCAATTGCATTTGGACGAGGCAAACCGGACGGCCTCATAGCGATTCGCAATGCTGTAGCTGCGCAGCTCGGCTTGGGTGTCGCCGGACGTCGTCCCGTACCAGAACTCGCCCTTCTTCGTCAGTGCCATTGATGCTGTTCCATTCTTCAAGGTGGGCTTCCCGGCAGACCTGACGCCAGGCTTGCCTCGATCATCTGGATTTTGCCTCAAGGCACGGTGAATCGTCGTCAAGGGTCCGGGTCGGGGTGGTCTGCGACAAGGGCTGCGGAAATCCTTGAATGCCGATTCTTGGAGATTGCAGCCAGAGTCCATCAAGTTCAGCTGTTGATCGCCGCCGACATTCGATGTTGAAGTCCCTGCGTAAGCTCTCAGCTGTGGATTCAACCGGGTGCAGGCCATCGACAGACGGGCAGGAGCGGCCTTTCGGAGCAGGCCATATGCACGGAGGATTGCTGCCCTTAACATGACCTACTTTAAACAGTGGCCCGAGACAGGTTATGCGCAGCTTTCTTTCCTTTGTTAGCAAAACGGGCGACAGTTCCATTGACCCCGATGCAGTTGAAGAAGCATCGGGCTGCCTTGACCAATTTACCGCTGCATTCAATGCACTGGATTTGGCAGGTATGGATGCACAACTTCATTTCCCGCATGTGATGATTTCGGGAGCTGACACCCTGATTTGGGATGTTCCTAATCAGCATCCTTCCGATTTTTTCCAGCGGCTAAAAAGCACTGGCTGGTCATCTACTCGATACGAATCGAAAGTGCCGGTTCTGAGCAGCCAGAACAAGGTCCATTTCCTCGTCACTTACACGCGACGCTCGGACACGGATGAAGAACTGAGTCGTCACACCAACCTCTGGATTGTGGTCAAGCAAAATGACACTTGGGGTATATCTCTTCGCTCCTATTAAGCGACTGAGGTCTGTGGCCGCTTGGGATCGATTGCTGGCCAACACGAACGACCGCTAATGGGCACCTCAGGTTTGTGGCGCTGTCCCATCAAGTTTGCCGCTCGGCGACGGACCGCTCACAGCCTTGAAGCAGCTGCTTGTAGAAATGTCTCCAAGGGCTGCTTCTGGCCGATCTGGGGCTATCGCCACCCAAAGCGGACAAAGCTGCTTTAGGTCGTCTGTGCTGGTTATAGCCCCAGTTCGGTGAGCCCTGGGTGGTCGTCGGGACGACGTCCAAGTGGCCAGTGGAATTTACGATCCGATTCCTTGATGGGCATGTCGTTGATACAAGCGTAGCGACGACGCATCAGGCCATTGGCCTCAAACTCCCAATTTTCGTTTCCGTACGACCGGAACCAGTTGCCCGCGTCGTCATGCCACTCATAGGCGTAGCGAACTGCTATTCGATTCCCCTCATGTAGCCAGAGCTCCTTGATGAGTCGGTAGTCAAGTTCCTTCTTCCACTTTCTCTCAAGGAAAGCCTGCGCTTCGGCCCGGTTGTTGGCGAACTCAGCGCGGTTGCGCCACTTCGTGTCCGGCGTGTAGGCCAAGGCAACCTTGGCTGCGTCGCGTGTGTTCCAGCCGTCTTCCGCCAAGCGAACTTTCTGTAAGGCAGTTTCGTGTGTGAATGGGGGCAGGGGTGGGCGTGATTCCATGATTGACCTCTATGTAGGTATGTAGAACGATCTGTCTACATGCTCAATACTATTCGATGTAGAACGATCTGTCTACAATGTCTGCATGAACTCTGACAAACAATCTTTTGCCGCACTGCCTCCACGTGAGCGAATCTTGGTAGCTGCCCATGATCTTTTTTACAGCGAAGGAATCAGAGCGACGGGTGTTGACCGGATCATTGATCGCTCGTCCGTCAGCAAGGTCACGTTCTATAGGCAATATGCGAGCAAAGACGAGTTGATTCGGGCTTACCTCGATTACCGACACCAAGGGTGGATTTCTTGGTTCAAGAGCAGCTTGGCGCAAGAGTCCCATGACGGAGCAAGCGCGACTGAGGCACTGCTTCGTACTCTCCGTGGCTGGTTTAGTCAGACCCACTTTCGAGGCTGCGCTTTCCTGAATGCTGCTGCAGAGCTGGGATCTACCGACCCCAGGATTCTGGAAATTGTGCGACAGCACAAAAAAGAGATGGCATGCGTTTTGGATGAGCTGTTCGGCGACCACGCTGTCTCTGCAGGCCAGTCGCTTTCGCTGCCCGTAGATGGCGCTATCGTGCACGTGCAGATGGGCCAGCCACTTGAGGAAGTGCTTGAAAACCTCAAAGCCGTCGTTGAAAGAATCGTCGCCAGGTAAGACTGCGTGTGACCCATGAAGCGATTCATTGAAAGCCAGTCCCGCGAGCAAGTGACCTTGCTGCCCGAGTGTCTCGATGACTTTGTGGGTGTAGACAATCCGGTGCGTATTGTCGATGCGTTCGTTGAAGAACTGGACCTGCTCTCACTGGGCTTTGATGGGTCAAGACCCGCAGCCACAGGCCGCCCGGCCTACCACCCTGCGGTGCTACTCAAGGTCTACATCTACGGCCTCGGCGGCAAATGTCTGCTGCGCAGCGAAAGCTGCTGTTCATGCTTGCATCGTGACCTACCGGTTCAGCAACATAGCGGACATCCGAGCACACGGAGCGAATTAGGCAGATCCAACCGCAGAGGATCGAGCACGAAGCACCGGATGCTGCAAACTCATTGTCAACCGTGTTGGACCGCCGCTAGATCAGGGCGGCTAGGTTTGAGTCTCAGCTTGTTGAAGGACGACGGCACAGCCTCAGTGGCCGGAAAGTTTGTGTGCGCACGTACGGCCTCGACCAGTAAAGTAGCCAAGCGCTCTGCGGATGGTTCCAAAAGAGAGTGGGAACGCCCAAGCACTAGGTCCATGGTGGGCAGATGTGGCAGGCCGATTTCCTCTGGCGCGTAGCTGCGCACATGCGGCGGCAGGCCGAAGGGCGTACGCACCGACAGCCCCAGGCCCGCTGAGGTCGCAGCCCAGATCGGCCCGAGACTGGCACTGCTGAAGGCGTGCCGCCAGGCAATCCCGGCTCGCTCCAGCACGGCTGTGACCAGCTCGCGCAGCGAGCAAGGCTCTTCCAGCATCACCAGAGCCAGTGTTTTCAGCTTGCCCTCTTGATCCGGCTGCAAGCAGCCAAGGCTGTCCAGCACCTCGGGTGCGGCAGGCCCTATCCAATGCAGAGGCAGACGCATCACGGTTTCGGCATGGATGCCAGACAGATCCGCGCCGATATCCCAGAGCATTGCCAGGTCCAGCTGTCCCTGAGCAAAGCGTTCACGCAACTCGTCGCTGCGCGCTACGCAGGCCTCGATGCGCACCAGGGGATGCGCCCTTGCAAAGCGGCCAAGCACGGCCGGCAACAGTGCTTCGCCGAGGTCCTCCTGAAGTCCGAGCCGGACCAGTCCTCGCAGCTGGCTGCCGCTGACCGCCGTCACGGCCTCGTCATTGAGCTCCAGCAGGCGATGCGCATAGGCCAGCAGGGTCTCGCCGGCCTCTGTGAGCTCGAGACCACGCCCAGCCTTGCGCAGCAGCGGCATGCCGCATTGGGCCTCCAGCTTCTTCAACTGGGCACTGATCGCCGAAGTCGAGCGCCCCAGCTTGTCCGCGGCACGCGCAAAGCTGCCAAGCGCGACCCCTGTCGAAAAACTGCGCAGCACATCCAAGTCGTAGAGCACACGAGACACACAAGCCCTTCCAATCATCCCAAAAATCAGGATGGTTGGTTCAATATTATTTGATTTTCAAAATGATTGGGCGCCAGCACACTGCGCGGCATGAACTCTTCCGACTGTTTCTCGCGGCCTGCGCTGCCCGTCAACCTTCCAAGCCACCGCTGGAAGGTATTGGCCGCAGGCGTTCTCGCCAATGCCGCTTTTTCGACTGCCTTCAGCGGAATCCCGATGACGGCGGTGGTGATGCGCTCCTCGTACCAGCTCGATACCAGCACACTCGGGCTGATGCTGGGCCTCATGGGCCTGGGCATCGCATTGAGCGAGCTGCCCTGGGGTTTGCTTACCGATCGCTGGGGGGACCGCCCCGTGCTGCTCACCGGTCTGATCGGCACGGCGCTCGCGTTGGCTGCGATGGCCATCTGGGCAACGCCTGAGGCTGGGAACGTGCCCGGTTTGCAGTGGCTGGCTGGCGGCCTGGTACTGGTCGGTTTGCTGGGCGGCAGCCTCAACGGCGCGAGCGGGCGGGCCGTGATGACCTGGTTTGCGGATGGCGAGCGAGGCCTGGCGATGAGCATACGCCAGACTGCAGTGCCGCTAGGCGGCGCCATCGGTGCGCTGCTGCTGCCGGCGCTGGCCTTGCATGGCGGCTTTCTTGCCGTGTTCGCCGTGCTGGCGAGCCTCTGTCTGCTCTCTGCGTTGCTCGTCGTCGCATGGGTGCACGAGCCGCCGCATACTGCGCAGCATGCACAGCGCCAGCTCGCCACCGGCCCGAGCCCACTGCGCGATGTTCGCGCCTGGCGCTCCGTGGCCGGCATCGGCATGCTGTGCGCGCCGCAATTCGCAGTGCTGTCTTTCGGCACGGTCTTTCTGCACGACTTCGCCCAGGCCGAGCTTGCAAGAGTCTCCGCCGTCATGGCATTCGTCCAGTGCGCAGCCATGGCGATGCGCGTATGGAGTGGTCGCTGGACGGACCGCCATCGCAACCGCCAGAGCTATTTGAGCGCTTGCAGCTGGCTGAGTATGCTGCTTTTTGCGGCGCTTGCGACAGCGTGCTTGCTTGCTCCGGGCCCGCTCTTGCTGCTGTTCTTGACGGCCTCTGCCGGTATCTGTGTTTCTGCCTGGCATGGTGTGGCCTATACCGAGCTGGCAAGCTTGGCCGGAGCCGGTCGTGCCGGCACGGCCTTGGGCATGGCCAACACCAGCGTGTTCATCGTGTGCTTTGCCGTCCCTATGCTGATTCCGCATCTGCTATCGCTGCAGGGCTGGGTATTGGTCTGGTTGGCCTGTGCGCTTTGCGCGGTCTTCGCCCGCCCCTTGCTGGTTGCGTCGCAGCAGTCTGCGGCGCGTGTCCGTGAGTAACGAGGGCCTTTTCAGCATTGATTTCCACGCAGACCGCCCCCACAGGTCGGTCTGCGTGGAAATCAACACACGGCGGTCCTTCGGAATTAGATGGGCTGCCCAGCGGATGCGAAGAGGTGTTCGACGCTTATCCGTGCACTCACACTACCGGCCAGAAGCTGTCATCCGGCGCAAGATCGAGTACGGCAGGCAGCCTGAAGCCGTCACAGGCAGGAGAACGGTGGACGACTGCTTCTGGCCGATAGCACCACCTCGCTGACAGCTGACTTCTCGGGTCTGACTCGTGTATCTGAGTGACCGCATATTGGCGCATCCGTGGACTCACACTAACGGCCATAGGCGGTCATCGAGCTGAGCGTCGCCGAAACCGCATCTGGTTTGTCGCTGCCTAAATGACTACGATCCTATTAGTCGTTGCTAGACAGTCCGAGCACCAGAGGTGCCGAATACCTAGGTGCAAAGAGCATCTGCCCAGCTAAATCATCGTGACGCTATGCGATCAAAAATGAGAGGCATCCTATTTACTATTGGCGCGTCCTTGATTGCCATCACATTTGGTGCGCCAGAGGGACTAGCCGCTCATAGTGGTAGCGCCAAATCAGCACTGGCTTACTTCGCATACTGGTTTGTGATTCAGTTTGAGGGATGGGGAGGTCGATACGTCGCTGTAGCCATTGGTTTAACAATGATATTGGTTGCGTTGTTGCTTCCCTATAGCAAGAAACCTGCTCCTCGCTAACCGCAAGGGTAGGATTCCGGCGGCGTCGTTGACAGACTGGATCGCCCCGAGCCCATCGGGCATGCAGAAGCGGTCCTTGGAGACAGTGCGTGGCAAACCTCGCAATCGAGCAGCCAGTCCTGAGGGTGAAGCGGCCGTTCAGGACAGGCTGCATTCAACGGCTCGTTTAAAGGCATGTACCAACTAAATTGGCGCTGCCCGAGAGCCAAGACTTGTGTATCACGACGACCCCCTAGATTTTCCAGGCTCAGCTTTGGGCTATATGGGGTAGCTCATCCTCGAATGGAGAGCATCTGATGAGAAATCAAGGGGCAGCCAGTTCAGTGCTCGCGAAGCAGTTGCCTCAAGGCTCCGGAAAGCTCAGGGTATCGCCAAGAAAACCCTGCTTCCTGTGCGCGCTGCGGAACCAAGCGTTGGCCTCCCAGCAACAGAACGGACATCTCCCCAAGTGCCAGTCGCAACGCCCAGGCCGGAATGTGAAATATGGCCGGTTTGCCCAACTCTTGTGCGAGGAATTGCGTGAAGTCAGTGTTGCGCACCACCTCAGGTGAACAAGTGTTGTAGGGCCCGCTACAGCTCTCATTATTCAAAAGGTAGTCGATGAGAGCGACTTGGTCATCAATGTGTATCCATGGCATCCACTGTTGGCCGCTGCCCAGCTTGCCTCCAAGCCCTCGTTGGAATGTTGGCAGCAGCCGTGCCAGCATTCCACCAGTTGACGCTAACACGGGGGCAGTGCGTAGTAGTACAACCCGCACTCCCATTTGGCGCGCGCGCATAGCCTCCTGCTCCCAGGCCACACAAAGGCGGCTTCCGAAATCAATGTTGCCTGGTGAAGCGTCCTCTGATAACCGCTGTTCTTCGCCGTCACCGTACCAGCCGACAGCAGATCCCGAGATCAACACTGGTGGTATCGAAACCTGCCTTCCCATCCAATCCACCAAGGTTCGCGTGAGGTCAATTCGACTGTTCCACAAAAGCCCGCAGCGCTTTGCGGTCCATCGGTGAGTTGCGATGGGTGCTCCTGCTAAGTTGACGACAGCATCGAATGGAGCACTACCATCGAGTGATTCAAGTTGCGCTATACCCTTGGAGCCCGGGCACAATTTCTCTACCTGCTGAGGAGTTCGGCTCCACACCCAAAGGTCATGACCTTGGCGCCGCCAGAGCCGACAGAGGGCCTGTCCGATGAGTCCGGTGCCTCCGGTTAACAGGATGCGCATGGGGTTTTCCTTTTGGGGAAGTGAACAAAAGACTCACCAGGGCAGGCGTTGTCCATCGTATGCCCAGAAGCCGCCGCTGTCCTTTGGCTGCAGGCCGTCTAATACCGCCAACAAATCCCGCGCAGCATCGGTGGGGCGGCGGCCGATCTGAGCACCGCGAAACGGAGCCGACAAAGCCGAGTCAACGGTGCCGGGATGCAGGGCTGCCAGGACAGCTTTGGGATGGGTGCGAGCCATTTCAATAGAGGCGGTCTTGAGCAGCATGTTCAGTGCAGCCTTCGAGGCTCGGTAGCTATACCAGCCACCAAGACGGTTGTCGCCGATACTGCCAACCTTGGCCGACAGAACCGCAAGCACGCCGGGCTCGTTCTTTGGAAGCAACTGTGAGAAGTGTGCCAAGGCCAAGGCCGGGCCGATGGTGTTGATGGTAAAACTGGCTGTCATGTGTGCGGCGTTCAGGTCAGCCAGTCGCTTTTCGGGAGCGCCGGTTGGGCCGCTGAGCATTCCCGTGGCAACCACAATCAGGTGCCAGGGACCTTGCTGACGCATCGAGTCGGCGGCAACTGCGATGGAGTCCAGGGCTCCAAAGTCGACGGCGGGACTGCTGCTACGGCTCAGGGCAGCGACCGCAGCACAGCGCGGATCTGCCTCGAGCTGCGATGCAATGGCTGCGCCTATAGCGCCGGAGGCCCCAAGAATGAGAGCACGGTAACCACTGGGCAGGGATTGCATGGTGGGCCTCGGTGATGTCGTTGCTACAGGTTGCCGAGCTGCTCGCGCAGTTGCTGAGCATGTGCGCGCAACGCTGATTGCTGCTCAGGCGGGAATTTCTGCCATTGTCGATAGACCAACGCCAACCGGTGGTTGCTGCCAAGTTCTTCGACATGACGCGCAAAAAAGTCCCAGTAGAGAGCGTTGAAAGGGCAGGCGCTCGGGCCAGTCTTCTGCTTGGGGTTGTACGTACAGCCCTGACAGTAGTCGCCCATGCGCTGCAGGTATGCCGCGCTACTGACATAGGGTTTGGTGGCAATCAGGCCGCCATCGGCGCGCTGGCTCATCCCCAGGGTGTTGGGCAGCTCTACCCACTCAAAAGCGTCGATGTAGATGCCCAGGTACCAGCGGTGCAGCTCCACCGGATCCAGCCCCGCCAGCAAGGCAAAGTTGCCGATCACCATCAGCCGCTGGATATGGTGGGCATGGGCGGTTTGCAGCGACTGCTTGATGGACTGCTGCAAACAGCGCATATGCGTGTCCCCGGTCCAGAACCAGTGCGGAAGCGGCAAGTGGTGGTCCAGCGCATTGCGACTTTCGTAGCCCGGCATATGTGCCCAATAGATGCCGCGTATGTACTCACGCCAGCCGAGGATCTGGCGCACAAAGCCCTCCACAGCAGCGAGCGGCGCGCGGCCGGAGCGCCATGCGGCTTCGGCAGACTGCAGCACCTCCATAGGTCGCAGCATCTTCACGTTCAACGCGAACGAAAGCAAAGAGTGGAATAAGCGCGGCGCTTGGCTGGACATGGCGTCTTCATAGTCGCCAAAGTGCGGCAGTGCATGGGTGACAAATGCCTCCAGGCAGCGCATTGCCTCTTGCCGGTTCAACGGCCAACGCAGGGCGTCCGCCTGCGCGTCACCAAAGCTTTGCACATCGCTGCGCTGCACGATCCCCCAGAGCGCGCTGTGGTCGTGGAGGGGGCGCCAGTCCTCAGGCTCGACAGGGGTTCCTGGCCAGGGTTTGCGGTTGTCGTGGTCAAAGTTCCACTGTCCGCCAACGGGCTGTTCATGCTCGTCCAGCAGCAGTCCGTAACGGCGGCGCATGCTACGGTAGAAATGCTCCATCAACCACTGGCGGCGCCCACGCATCTGGGTCGCCAGGTCATCGCGTGCCGTCAGGAAGTGTTCGCTGTCTACGGCAGTGCAGCTCAGCTGCTGGCCGCTCGCCCAGGCCTGTAGTTGGGCGTCCAGCCGCCACTCATCGGGCTGCTGCCATTGCACCGTGCGGGCACCGTAGTGCACAGCAAGCGCCGCCAGGTTTTCGGGTATGGACTGGCGGTTACTGGCATCGTCGATCGACACATAACGAACCCGGTGACCGTCAGCGCGCAGTTGGCGCGCAAAGTCGCGCATGGCAGCAAAAATGGCCAGAATTTTCTGTGCATGGTGCAGCACGTAGTCGGTTTCCTGACGCACCTCCATCAGCACATAGACCACCTGCAGATCCACCTGCCGAAACCAACTGTGTTCCGGGTTGAGCTGATCTCCCAGTACCAGACGCAGTGTATGTGCGCTGTGGGTGGCGGTCGTACTATCGCTCATGCTTTACCCCACAGGCGCTGGTAGGCGCCATCAGCGTCGTAGGTCGCAGCTTGTTTGACAGGATCAAAGCGGCGCCCCCCGCGTGGATCCGTACCCCGACCGGCAATGTACAGCCAGTTGCCCTGGTTGCTGTAGACGTCGTAGTCAAGCAACTGTGACTCAAACCAGGCAGCGCCGGCGCGCCAGTCACAGCCAAGATCATGGATCAGAAAGCTGGCCGCCACCTGGCGCACACGGTTGCCGAGGTAGCCCGTTGCAGCCAACTCGCGCATGGCTGCATCCACCAGAGGCTGGCCGGTCTGCCCGGCGCACCAGGCTGCAAAGCTCTGATCATCATGCGGCGTGGCAAGCACCGGGCCCAGACCTCGTGCACGGTAGAGCGTGCGACCCTGCTGCAGGTGCAGAAAACGAAAATAGTCGCGCCATAGCAGCTCGAACCAGAGCCAGTAGCTGCTTTCGGTCGCGCCGTACATGGCTTCGAATTGTCGAAGTTGAGCGTGGGCTTGCCGGGGCGACAATGCCCCCGTGGCAAGCCAGGGCGACCATTTGCTTGAGTAGTCCAATCCCACAAGACCGTTACGCGTACGCTTGTAGCGGTGGGGAAGCCCGCGTGCGAGGTACTGACGGAGGTGGGCAAGGGCCGCAGACTCGCCGCCTTGCAGGAAGGCGATGGCGCTTCGGGCATCAAGCGAATTAGAGGCATCGGTCAATGCATCCAGAGCAAGTGCCTGCTCTTGAAGGTACTTGCTGGGTATATTCGGCGGAACTCTGGGCAGAGCCTCCGGCACTGGCAGAGGCGGGTAAGGTTGTAGCTTGGCGTGCTCAACAGCCTGACGAAACGGGGTGAACACTGCGGGCAACTGCCCCACCGGCCAAGGCAATTGGTCCGGGTGCAGCAGGCTGCTGTGCCACACGGTGTGCACCTGCAGGCCTGCGGCTCGCAGAGCGTCGACCTCGGCTTGCTCCTCGGGCGCTGCGACGTCTTCACAGACAATGGTGCAGGCCCCTAAGGCCTGTGCCAGCGCAGGCAGGGCCATGGCGGCTGGCGCATTCAAAATCAATAGTTGAGAGCGCAGTTCATGAAAATTCTCGGCCAGGTTCTGTATCGTCTTGGCTAGCCAGGTGCGACGGTGCTGGCCGATGCGGGCAAAGCCCCAACGGGTTCTAGCCTGAATGTCCGGCAGGCACAGCACCGGCAGCAGGTACTGCGCCCCCATCCTGCACGCGGCGTGAAGGACGGGTTGGTCGTGCAGGCGCAGGTCGTTGCGTAACCAGAGCAGCACCGTGCTCATGTCTGCTCCCCAGATGGAGGTAACTGCTTGCGCTGCCGTCGGCAGCGTTCGGAGCAGTATTTGACCTCGTCCCATACCTGAGCCCACTTTTTGCGCCAGGCAAATGGGCGCCCGCAGCAAAGGCATGACTTTTCAGGCAGATGCGGTTTGCGGTGCACGGCATGCCTCCTTCGGTCTCAGCCCGCGTGTACGTGCAGCGCGGTGTGGACATGCCGGGCCAGGCTCCGTCCGCTCAGCCAGGCACCTTCCACGCTGCCGCTGTGCATCCAGTCTCCGCACATTCCCAAACCTGCTGCAGCGTCCCACCATGCGCCCGCGTTCAATGGGTTGGCGGTGTCGGCATAGCGCCAGCGATGAGCGGTAGCCTGAACACTGGCGGGATCGGGGCCTCCCAGTTGCGCAAATGCATGCAGCAGTGCGGCCGTGACAGTTGCGGCATCGTCTTCCAAATGTGCCTCGCTCCAACTGTGTGCGGCATGTAGCAGCCAGGTTTCGGTGCCGCCTCGGCTAGGTTTGCTGCTGTCGCGTGCGATCCAACGCAATGGGCTGTGCTCGACAAAGCAGCCGTCTACCGGCAATGACAACGGTTGATGGCAGCGCACCATGAGTGCCCAGCAGGGCAGCATCCTGGCATTGCGTGCAAGGGCAGACGCTTGCGGTGCAACACCTGCCAGCAGCGCCTCGGCCTGCGGTGCCGGAACGGCAAGCACAACCGCTTCGTAGCGGTGTGGCTCGGTGCCATGCTCCTGGCTTTGCAGAATCCAGCCAAACGCCGAACGCGGTTGCAAAGGCTGGACGGTGGCTTGCCACTGAAAACGCACAGATTGCGATATGGCATGCATGCCGCGCACCATATGTGCAGCCGGAGAGGTCATGCGTGGGGTGCCGACAAAGCGCTCCAAAAAGCTGTCTTGCAAGGCGAAGTCATGACCATCGTGTTTGCCGATACGGCCCTGCCAAACCTGCGCAGCGCCTGCCTGCTGCCAATCGGAGACCTGTTGTCGAAACTCGGCATGATGTGCCGTGAAATACTGGGCACCGTGGTCACACTGCCAATCAATGTTCCCATCGCTGCTGCGGCGCGTGCTCATGCGGCCAGAGGCGCCCCGACTCTTGTCGAATACATGGACGCAGTGGCCTACTTCGACCAATGCCTGGGCGCAGGCCAGCCCAGATATGCCTGCGCCAATGATTGCGATGGTTTTTTTTCTGCTGCTCTGTGCAGGGTTGTGGGTGCTCATGGGAATTAAAAGTCTGTAAGTACAAGATCCATCCGCGCGAATGCAAAGTCGCGGGGAAATGACTTCTCTGAACTCAAGGCTGGTTCGATTGAGGGACCTTCGTGACACGACTCAGGTCTACGCCCAGGGCTTTGGCCTTCTGTAGCAACAGATTGAACTGTTGCTCGGGAATGGTCTTATTGCGTGACAGAAGCCAGAAGTAATCCAAGCTGCTGCCAATCACCAAAGAGGTTTGATAGTCCTCATCAAGGCTCACCACGTTGTAGCCGCCATAGAAAGGGCCGAAGAAAGATACCTTCAGAGCCGCCACATCTGCCAACCCCAGGAACCGGGCCTTGCCCTCGGCTTCGCGCCATTGCTGCTTGACTGAGTCAAATCCACGGTTCAGCACCGTAACGCTTCCGTCGTTTCTGAGGCTGTAGCTAGCTGAGACCTGGCTCAGGTCTTTCTCGAAGCTGTGATCGATTCGTGCCAACTCGTACCACGTCCCCATGTAGCGCTTGGCATCAAAACCGGTGACCGGCTTCACCCCATTGGGTACATCAACGGCACAACCCGATAGGACAACATTGGCCCCCACAAGGATCACCGCAAGCGCTGTCGTGCGCATGAATGAGCTTCTTGAAATATGCATATAGGTCCTTTTGCTTGTGCGTAATACCAGGCCAACGTTGTGCCCAATTGCGGTGCTCAAGCAGGCATGGCGGATCGTTTTTGATTGAGGCCAAGTTGCAAAAATGCTCCGTCATGCGAGCCTAAAAGCAAGCCTAAAAGCAAGCCAATCCGTCTGTAGTCTTACTCGTCAAACGACTTGCAACCTAGCTGCCTGACTAGCGCTCAAGCAAGCCTTGAAACACCCCTGCGTGTGACACGCGACGGAACACTGGACGAATGCCCCGCTGCGCACTTAC
This window of the Comamonas testosteroni genome carries:
- a CDS encoding SDR family NAD(P)-dependent oxidoreductase, with translation MQSLPSGYRALILGASGAIGAAIASQLEADPRCAAVAALSRSSSPAVDFGALDSIAVAADSMRQQGPWHLIVVATGMLSGPTGAPEKRLADLNAAHMTASFTINTIGPALALAHFSQLLPKNEPGVLAVLSAKVGSIGDNRLGGWYSYRASKAALNMLLKTASIEMARTHPKAVLAALHPGTVDSALSAPFRGAQIGRRPTDAARDLLAVLDGLQPKDSGGFWAYDGQRLPW
- a CDS encoding MFS transporter, yielding MNSSDCFSRPALPVNLPSHRWKVLAAGVLANAAFSTAFSGIPMTAVVMRSSYQLDTSTLGLMLGLMGLGIALSELPWGLLTDRWGDRPVLLTGLIGTALALAAMAIWATPEAGNVPGLQWLAGGLVLVGLLGGSLNGASGRAVMTWFADGERGLAMSIRQTAVPLGGAIGALLLPALALHGGFLAVFAVLASLCLLSALLVVAWVHEPPHTAQHAQRQLATGPSPLRDVRAWRSVAGIGMLCAPQFAVLSFGTVFLHDFAQAELARVSAVMAFVQCAAMAMRVWSGRWTDRHRNRQSYLSACSWLSMLLFAALATACLLAPGPLLLLFLTASAGICVSAWHGVAYTELASLAGAGRAGTALGMANTSVFIVCFAVPMLIPHLLSLQGWVLVWLACALCAVFARPLLVASQQSAARVRE
- a CDS encoding LysR substrate-binding domain-containing protein, with the translated sequence MSRVLYDLDVLRSFSTGVALGSFARAADKLGRSTSAISAQLKKLEAQCGMPLLRKAGRGLELTEAGETLLAYAHRLLELNDEAVTAVSGSQLRGLVRLGLQEDLGEALLPAVLGRFARAHPLVRIEACVARSDELRERFAQGQLDLAMLWDIGADLSGIHAETVMRLPLHWIGPAAPEVLDSLGCLQPDQEGKLKTLALVMLEEPCSLRELVTAVLERAGIAWRHAFSSASLGPIWAATSAGLGLSVRTPFGLPPHVRSYAPEEIGLPHLPTMDLVLGRSHSLLEPSAERLATLLVEAVRAHTNFPATEAVPSSFNKLRLKPSRPDLAAVQHG
- a CDS encoding DUF2256 domain-containing protein, whose translation is MHRKPHLPEKSCLCCGRPFAWRKKWAQVWDEVKYCSERCRRQRKQLPPSGEQT
- a CDS encoding cryptochrome/photolyase family protein, with protein sequence MSDSTTATHSAHTLRLVLGDQLNPEHSWFRQVDLQVVYVLMEVRQETDYVLHHAQKILAIFAAMRDFARQLRADGHRVRYVSIDDASNRQSIPENLAALAVHYGARTVQWQQPDEWRLDAQLQAWASGQQLSCTAVDSEHFLTARDDLATQMRGRRQWLMEHFYRSMRRRYGLLLDEHEQPVGGQWNFDHDNRKPWPGTPVEPEDWRPLHDHSALWGIVQRSDVQSFGDAQADALRWPLNRQEAMRCLEAFVTHALPHFGDYEDAMSSQAPRLFHSLLSFALNVKMLRPMEVLQSAEAAWRSGRAPLAAVEGFVRQILGWREYIRGIYWAHMPGYESRNALDHHLPLPHWFWTGDTHMRCLQQSIKQSLQTAHAHHIQRLMVIGNFALLAGLDPVELHRWYLGIYIDAFEWVELPNTLGMSQRADGGLIATKPYVSSAAYLQRMGDYCQGCTYNPKQKTGPSACPFNALYWDFFARHVEELGSNHRLALVYRQWQKFPPEQQSALRAHAQQLREQLGNL
- a CDS encoding TIGR01777 family oxidoreductase, which gives rise to MRILLTGGTGLIGQALCRLWRRQGHDLWVWSRTPQQVEKLCPGSKGIAQLESLDGSAPFDAVVNLAGAPIATHRWTAKRCGLLWNSRIDLTRTLVDWMGRQVSIPPVLISGSAVGWYGDGEEQRLSEDASPGNIDFGSRLCVAWEQEAMRARQMGVRVVLLRTAPVLASTGGMLARLLPTFQRGLGGKLGSGQQWMPWIHIDDQVALIDYLLNNESCSGPYNTCSPEVVRNTDFTQFLAQELGKPAIFHIPAWALRLALGEMSVLLLGGQRLVPQRAQEAGFSWRYPELSGALRQLLREH
- a CDS encoding TetR/AcrR family transcriptional regulator, encoding MNSDKQSFAALPPRERILVAAHDLFYSEGIRATGVDRIIDRSSVSKVTFYRQYASKDELIRAYLDYRHQGWISWFKSSLAQESHDGASATEALLRTLRGWFSQTHFRGCAFLNAAAELGSTDPRILEIVRQHKKEMACVLDELFGDHAVSAGQSLSLPVDGAIVHVQMGQPLEEVLENLKAVVERIVAR
- a CDS encoding DASH family cryptochrome, translating into MSTVLLWLRNDLRLHDQPVLHAACRMGAQYLLPVLCLPDIQARTRWGFARIGQHRRTWLAKTIQNLAENFHELRSQLLILNAPAAMALPALAQALGACTIVCEDVAAPEEQAEVDALRAAGLQVHTVWHSSLLHPDQLPWPVGQLPAVFTPFRQAVEHAKLQPYPPLPVPEALPRVPPNIPSKYLQEQALALDALTDASNSLDARSAIAFLQGGESAALAHLRQYLARGLPHRYKRTRNGLVGLDYSSKWSPWLATGALSPRQAHAQLRQFEAMYGATESSYWLWFELLWRDYFRFLHLQQGRTLYRARGLGPVLATPHDDQSFAAWCAGQTGQPLVDAAMRELAATGYLGNRVRQVAASFLIHDLGCDWRAGAAWFESQLLDYDVYSNQGNWLYIAGRGTDPRGGRRFDPVKQAATYDADGAYQRLWGKA
- a CDS encoding nuclear transport factor 2 family protein translates to MESRPPLPPFTHETALQKVRLAEDGWNTRDAAKVALAYTPDTKWRNRAEFANNRAEAQAFLERKWKKELDYRLIKELWLHEGNRIAVRYAYEWHDDAGNWFRSYGNENWEFEANGLMRRRYACINDMPIKESDRKFHWPLGRRPDDHPGLTELGL